In Gallus gallus isolate bGalGal1 chromosome 6, bGalGal1.mat.broiler.GRCg7b, whole genome shotgun sequence, a single genomic region encodes these proteins:
- the NANOS1 gene encoding nanos homolog 1: MEAFPGGKLEPHRHLPPVERLPGARYGGRSHAACGNVFNSWNDYLGLATLITKAVRPGKGFGAEPPAVVVAAAEEEEEEEEEEEEEAAGPYFEGALDLHELELCGHHHHHGDGLLEERFADFSPFPGRGGPAAVLFDCSGEHAGRDGSAHAWGAGVVVAGRLPAHPRAAGRLLKPELQVCVFCRNNKEAVALYTTHILKGPDGRVLCPVLRRYTCPLCGASGDNAHTIKYCPLSKMQAAKQLRHARTALGKKAR; the protein is encoded by the coding sequence ATGGAGGCTTTCCCCGGCGGCAAACTGGAGCCGCACCGGCACCTCCCGCCCGTAGAGCGCCTGCCGGGCGCCCGCTACGGCGGCCGGAGCCACGCCGCCTGCGGGAACGTCTTCAACTCGTGGAACGATTACCTGGGGCTGGCCACGCTCATCACCAAGGCCGTGCGCCCCGGCAAGGGCTTCGGCGCCGAGCCGCCCGCCGTGGTGGTGGCGGCGGccgaagaggaggaggaggaggaagaggaggaggaggaagaggcgGCGGGGCCGTACTTCGAGGGCGCGCTGGACTTGCACGAGCTGGAGCTGTGCgggcaccaccaccaccacggCGACGGGCTGCTGGAGGAGCGCTTCGCCGACTTCAGCCCCTTCCCCGGGCGCGGCGGCCCCGCCGCGGTGCTCTTCGACTGCTCGGGGGAGCACGCGGGCCGGGACGGCTCGGCCCACGCGTGGGGCGCGGGCGTGGTGGTGGCGGGTCGGCTGCCCGCGCACCCGCGGGCCGCGGGGCGTCTGCTGAAGCCCGAGCTGCAGGTGTGCGTCTTCTGCCGGAACAACAAGGAGGCCGTGGCTCTGTACACCACGCACATCCTGAAGGGACCCGACGGCCGCGTGCTGTGCCCGGTGCTGCGCCGCTACACCTGTCCCCTGTGCGGCGCCAGCGGGGACAATGCCCACACCATCAAGTACTGCCCGCTGTCCAAAATGCAGGCGGCCAAACAGCTCCGGCACGCCCGGACCGCGCTGGGCAAGAAGGCCCGCTAG
- the EIF3A gene encoding eukaryotic translation initiation factor 3 subunit A, whose amino-acid sequence MPVYFQRPENALKRANEFLEVGKKQPALDVLYDVMKSKKHRTWQKIHEPIMLKYLELCVDLRKSHLAKEGLYQYKNICQQVNIKSLEDVVRAYLKLAEEKTEAAKEESQQMVLDIEDLDNIQTPESVLLSAVSGEDTQDRTDRLLLTPWVKFLWESYRQCLDLLRNNSRVERLYHDIAQQAFKFCLQYTRKAEFRKLCDNLRMHLGQIQRHHNQSTAINLNNPDSQSMHLETRLVQLDSAISMELWQEAFKAVEDIHGLFALSKKPPKPQLMANYYHKVSTVFWKSGNALFHASTLHRLYHLSREMRKNLTQEEMQRMSTRVLLATLSIPITPERTDIARLLDMDGIIVEKQRRLATLLGLQAPPTRGSLINDMVRFNVVQYVVPEVKELYNWLEVDFHPLKLCSRVSKVLNWVKDQAEKEPELQLYVPHLQNNTILRLLQQVAQIYQSIEFSRLATLVPFVDAFQLERSIVDAARHCDLQVRLDHTTRTLSFGSDLNYSTREDAPLGPQLQSMPSEQIRNQLTAMSSALAKALAVIKPPHLLQEKEEQHQLAVTAFLKNSRKEHQRILARRQTIEERKERLESLNIQREKEELEQREAELQKVRKAEEERLRQEAKEREKERILQEHEQIKKKTVRERLEQIKKTELGAKAFKDIDIEDLEELDPDFIMAKQVEQLEKEKKELQERLKNQEKKIDYFERAKRLEEIPLIKTAYEEQRVRDMELWEQQEEERITTLQLEREKALEHKNRLSRMLEDRDLFEARLKALRRTVYEDKLKQFQERLAEERRNRLEERKKQRKEERRITYYREKEEEEQRLREEQLLKEREEKERIEREKREQEQREYQERVKKLEELEKKKRQREMEIEERERRREEERRGLDDPFSRKESRWGDRGESESSWRRGGETESEWRRAPVERDWRRGEARDDERPFRRGDDLPRRSDDLPRRGDDLPRRGPAEEKERPSVESSEDRPPRREGDEDRPPRREGDEDRPLRRGLDEDRPPRRGLDDDRGSWRAADDDRGPRRGMDDDRPPRRALDDDRPPRRALDDDRPPRRALDDDRPPRRALDDDRPPRRALDDDRPPRRSLDDDRGSWRAADDDRGPRRGLDDDRPPRRALDDDRPPRRGLDDDRGSWRAADDDRGPRRGLDDDRGPRRGLDDDRGPWRNTDDDRLSRRDDDRGPWRSSEDSRPGPWRPFGKPGGWREREKAREDSWGPPRDSRPPGDREWDRDKDRDDNEKDREFDRERDFDRDDRFRRPRDDAGWRRGPAEETSSWRDSSRREEWDRGGRDMRDRRADDREPPLRRGPPLRSDREEPSSWRRADDRREERGEERETVRRSAPAPAAPPASAPPSASKDRERDGEKEKGSWKTEKEREPARRTKNETDEEGWTTVRR is encoded by the exons TGTTCTTCTGAGTGCTGTAAGTGGAGAAGACACACAGGATCGTACTGACCGCCTGCTTTTGACACCATGGGTTAAATTTCTGTGGGAATCCTATAGGCAGTGTTTGGATCTTCTCCGTAATAATTCTAGAGTGGAACGCCTGTACCATGATATCGCACAGCAAG CTTTTAAATTCTGCCTGCAGTACACACGCAAAGCGGAGTTCCGTAAACTCTGTGATAACCTGAGAATGCATCTGGGGCAGATCCAGCGTCATCATAACCAAAGCACAGCAATCAACCTCAACAATCCTGACAGCCAGTCAATGCACCTGGAGACCAGGCTCGTGCAGCTTGACAGTGCTATTAGCATGGAACTGTGGCAG gaagCTTTCAAAGCAGTGGAGGATATTCATGGGCTTTTTGCACTGTCTAAGAAACCACCCAAACCACAGCTGATGGCAAATTACTATCACAAAGTTTCAACTGTCTTCTGGAAATCAGGAAATGCCCTTTTTCATGCATCTACACTTCACCGACTTTATCACTTATCGAGAGAAATGCGAAAGAATCTCACGCAAGAGGAGATGCAGAG GATGTCTACTCGAGTCCTTTTGGCCACGCTCTCAATTCCTATTACTCCTGAGAGAACTGATATTGCTCGCCTCCTGGATATGGATGGCATCATTGTTGAAAAACAGCGACGTCTGGCAACGCTGTTGGGTCTGCAGGCCCCTCCTACACGTGGTAGTCTCATTAATGATATG GTGAGGTTCAACGTAGTACAGTATGTTGTTCCAGAAGTAAAGGAACTCTACAATTGGCTTGAAGTTGACTTTCACCCACTCAAGTTATGTAGCCGTGTTAGCAAG GTACTGAACTGGGTGAAAGACCAAGCTGAAAAGGAACCTGAACTGCAGCTGTATGTTCCTCACCTGCAAAACAATACCATTCTTCGCCTTTTGCAGCAG GTGGCCCAGATTTATCAAAGCATTGAATTTTCTCGCCTGGCTACCCTGGTTCCTTTTGTTGATGCTTTCCAGCTGGAACGGAGCATTGTAGATGCAGCCAGACATTGTGACTTACAA gtTCGCCTTGACCATACTACCCGGACACTGAGTTTTGGCTCAGATTTGAACTATAGTACTAGAGAAGATGCTCCTCTGGGCCCTCAGCTACAAAGCATGCCTTCCGAGCAAATTAGAAATCAGTTGACTGCTATGTCCTCAGCTCTGGCCAAGGCTCTTGCAGTCATTAAGCCCCCTCACTTACTG caagagaaggaagagcagcATCAGCTAGCAGTCACTGCCTTCTTAAAGAATTCAAGAAAGGAGCACCAGCGTATCCTTGCACGCCGTCAAActatagaagaaagaaaagagcgCCTTGAAAGTTTGAACATTCAGCGTGAAAAAGAGGAACTGGAGCAGCGTGAAGCAGAGCTCCAGAAAGTCCGTAAAGCTGAGGAAGAGAGGCTGCGCCAGGaggcaaaggaaagagaaaaggaacgTATCCTGCAGGAACATGAACAAATCAAAAAGAAGACTGTTCGTGAGCGCCTGGAGCAGATTAAGAAGACTGAATTGGGAGCCAAAGCATTTAAAGATATTGATATCGAG GATCTTGAAGAATTGGATCCGGACTTCATTATGGCTAAACAAGtggagcagctggagaaggagaagaaggaactTCAGGAACGACTGAAGAATCAGGAGAAAAAG ATCGACTATTTTGAACGAGCAAAACGCTTAGAAGAAATTCCTTTAATAAAGACTGCCTACGAGGAGCAAAGAGTGCGTGATATGGAGCTGTGGGAGcaacaggaggaggagagg ATCACCACCTTGCAGCTGGAGCGTGAGAAAGCCCTTGAGCATAAAAACAGGCTCTCAAGGATGTTGGAGGATAGAGATTTATTTGAAGCCAGGCTCAAAGCATTGCGACGGACGGTTTATGAG gatAAACTCAAACAGTTCCAGGAAAGGTTAGCAGAAGAGAGACGCAATCGTTTGGAAGAACGCAAGAAGCAACGCAAGGAAGAAAGACGCATTACTTATTacagagagaaggaggaggaggagcaaaGATTACGAGAAGAACAACTACTTAAAG AGCGTGAGGAGAAGGAGCGCATTGAGCGTGAGAAGCGTGAGCAGGAGCAGCGCGAATACCAGGAGCGTGTCAAGAAGCTAGAAGAACTAGAGAAGAAGAAACGTCAAAGAGAAATGGAGATAGAAGAAAGAGAGCGTCGTAGAGAAGAAGAACGGAGAGGTCTGGATGATCCATTCTCTAGAAAG GAATCTCGTTGGGGTGACAGGGGAGAGTCTGAAAGCTCCTGGAGAAGAGGTGGTGAGACGGAATCCGAATGGCGACGAGCACCAGTGGAAAG AGATTGGCGCCGAGGAGAAGCAAGAGATGATGAAAGACCTTTCCGGCGAGGAGATGATCTGCCCCGACGAAGTGATGATCTGCCTCGGCGAGGGGATGATCTGCCCCGACGAGgtcctgcagaagaaaaggaacgGCCTTCTGTGGAATCGAGTGAGGACAGGCCACCTCGGCGTGAAGGGGATGAAGACAGACCACCTCGTCGTGAAGGGGACGAGGACAGGCCACTCAGACGTGGTTTGGATGAGGACAGACCTCCCAGACGTGGCCTGGATGATGATAGAGGGAGCTGGCGGGCTGCAGATGATGACAGGGGTCCCAGGCGTGGAATGGATGATGACAGACCCCCGAGACGTGCTTTGGATGATGACAGACCCCCGAGACGTGCTTTGGATGACGACAGACCCCCGAGACGTGCTTTGGATGACGACAGACCCCCGAGACGTGCTTTGGATGACGACAGACCCCCGAGACGTGCTTTGGATGACGACAGACCCCCCAGACGCAGCTTGGATGATGACAGAGGCAGTTGGAGAGCAGCAGATGACGACAGAGGACCCAGGCGTGGGCTGGATGATGACAGGCCGCCCAGACGGGCTTTAGATGATGACAGGCCACCCAGGCGTGGGCTGGATGATGACAGGGGCAGTTGGCGTGCTGCAGATGACGACAGGGGTCCCAGGCGTGGGCTGGATGACGACAGGGGTCCCAGGCGAGGTCTGGATGATGACAGGGGACCGTGGCGTAACACAGATGATGACAGGCTCTCCAGACGAGATGATGACAGGGGGCCATGGCGTAGCAGTGAAGATTCAAGGCCAGGTCCTTGGAGACCATTTGGTAAACCAG GGGGATGGAGAGAGCGCGAGAAGGCCCGTGAGGACAGCTGGGGGCCTCCCCGAGACTCCAGGCCTCCTGGAGACCGCGAGTGGGACAGAGACAAAGACCGTGACGACAATGAGAAAGACCGAGAATTTGACAGAGAAAGGGATTTTGATCGAGATGATCGTTTCAGGCGTCCCAG GGATGATGCTGGTTGGAGAAGAGGACCAGCTGAGGAAACATCTAGCTGGAGGGATTCGAGTCGTCGTGAAGAATGGGACAGAGGTGGCCGTGACATGAGAGATCGCCGCGCTGATGACAGAGAACCACCGCTCAGGAGAGGACCACCCCTCAGATCTGACCGTGAAGAAC CAAGCTCATGGCGGCGTGCAGACGATAGGAGAGAGGAACGTGGGGAAGAACGTGAAACAGTTCGGCGGTCAGCTCCTgcccctgctgctcctccagcttctgCTCCCCCGTCAGCATCAAAAGATCGAGAAAGAGatggggagaaggagaagggttcctggaaaacagaaaaggagcgTGAGCCCGCTCGTCGTACTAAAAATGAGACAGATGAAGAAGGGTGGACCACTGTACGACGCTAA